A single genomic interval of Halobacillus halophilus DSM 2266 harbors:
- the mnmA gene encoding tRNA 2-thiouridine(34) synthase MnmA, producing the protein MKEPKDTRVVVGMSGGVDSSVAALLLKEQGYDVVGIFMKNWDDTDENGVCTATEDYEDVIRVCNQLDIPYYAVNFEKQYWDKVFTYFLEEYKAGRTPNPDVMCNKEIKFKAFLDHALSLGADYLATGHYAQVQENNGVHEMLRGIDRNKDQTYFLNQLTQEMLEKVMFPLGHLEKKQVREIAEQHDLATAKKKDSTGICFIGERNFKEFLSEYLPAQPGNMETLDGEVKGQHEGLMYYTLGQRQGLGIGGAGDPWFVVGKNVEENILYVGQGFHHDALYSDGLIASEANWTTGHGPEEAMECTAKFRYRQEDSHVTVQPMTDGRWKVIFHEPERAITPGQAVVFYDGEVCLGGATIDTVLKEDAAVTYVG; encoded by the coding sequence GCTCTTCTATTAAAAGAGCAGGGCTATGATGTAGTCGGAATCTTCATGAAAAACTGGGATGATACTGACGAAAATGGAGTCTGTACGGCAACAGAAGATTATGAAGATGTAATTAGAGTGTGTAATCAACTCGATATTCCTTATTACGCCGTTAACTTTGAAAAACAATACTGGGATAAAGTATTCACTTATTTTCTTGAGGAATACAAAGCAGGCCGCACGCCCAATCCTGACGTTATGTGTAATAAGGAGATTAAGTTTAAGGCATTTTTAGACCATGCCTTATCTCTTGGAGCAGATTATCTAGCTACTGGACATTATGCACAGGTGCAGGAGAATAATGGAGTTCATGAAATGCTCCGAGGGATTGACAGGAATAAAGATCAAACGTATTTCCTGAACCAGTTGACTCAGGAAATGCTTGAAAAAGTGATGTTTCCTCTCGGCCATTTAGAAAAGAAACAGGTGAGAGAAATAGCAGAGCAGCATGATCTGGCTACGGCTAAAAAGAAAGATTCAACAGGAATCTGCTTTATAGGTGAGCGGAATTTCAAAGAATTCCTGAGTGAATACCTTCCGGCCCAGCCTGGTAACATGGAAACGCTGGATGGTGAAGTGAAGGGACAACACGAGGGGCTTATGTATTATACTCTCGGTCAGCGACAGGGTCTTGGAATTGGAGGCGCTGGAGATCCGTGGTTTGTAGTAGGTAAAAATGTGGAGGAAAATATATTATACGTTGGACAAGGTTTTCATCACGATGCTTTATATTCTGATGGTTTAATTGCTTCTGAAGCAAACTGGACAACTGGACATGGTCCTGAAGAAGCCATGGAGTGTACAGCAAAATTCCGTTATCGACAAGAGGACAGCCATGTGACAGTACAACCTATGACAGATGGACGCTGGAAAGTAATCTTTCACGAACCGGAAAGAGCCATTACTCCTGGACAAGCTGTCGTGTTCTACGATGGAGAAGTTTGCCTGGGCGGTGCCACGATTGACACGGTTTTAAAAGAAGATGCTGCTGTCACATATGTCGGCTGA
- a CDS encoding tetratricopeptide repeat protein — MDKLKQGIEEMQNHNYEEAARLFTESIDENPKQPVGYINFGNLLTHMNDYERAARFFNRAIELDGEAATAYYGLGNVYYEQEKFTKAQEQFIQAIQNGLDEADVHFMLGMTFVHQEYTKLALPYLLRAAELAPEDVDIQFQYGLCLAQNGQIEGAEQAMKRVLQLEEEHSDAYYNLGVVALHKEDAKSALFHFNRALEIQPEHMLASHAKAQVEQALNE; from the coding sequence ATGGATAAATTAAAGCAAGGTATTGAAGAGATGCAAAATCATAATTATGAGGAGGCGGCCCGTCTTTTCACTGAATCCATTGACGAAAATCCTAAACAGCCGGTGGGTTATATTAACTTTGGAAACCTGCTTACGCACATGAATGATTATGAACGTGCAGCCCGTTTTTTTAATAGAGCTATTGAGCTTGACGGAGAAGCCGCTACAGCTTATTACGGACTCGGAAATGTTTATTATGAACAGGAAAAGTTCACCAAAGCTCAAGAGCAGTTTATTCAAGCCATTCAAAATGGTTTAGATGAAGCCGATGTCCACTTTATGCTGGGGATGACTTTTGTGCATCAGGAATATACGAAGCTTGCTCTTCCTTATTTACTTCGAGCGGCTGAGCTGGCTCCCGAAGATGTAGATATCCAATTTCAATATGGTCTCTGTTTAGCCCAGAACGGTCAGATTGAAGGTGCTGAACAGGCTATGAAACGTGTGCTACAATTGGAGGAAGAACATAGTGACGCTTACTACAATCTAGGAGTGGTCGCTCTTCATAAAGAAGATGCGAAATCAGCACTCTTCCATTTTAATCGAGCACTTGAAATTCAGCCTGAGCACATGCTGGCTTCTCATGCAAAGGCCCAAGTGGAACAAGCGTTAAACGAGTAA
- the recD2 gene encoding SF1B family DNA helicase RecD2 codes for MTQQTLFSESNEDRPYVKGELNRMIFHNEAEHFSIAAITVSETNEDTDVDSLVIKGHFSPLEEGETYIFYGQFRNHPKFGLQYEVEMYNRVLPETKDGLIHYLSSDLFHGIGKRTAERIVDQLGEQAISFILEDRAALDKVPKLTKEKADQLYNSLKEHQGFEHVMIHLSQYGFGLKLSQKIYEVFKDQTLAIIEEDPYQLVFKVEGFGFHRADEMARMQNLSHDHPTRLRAACLYMMQKSMSAGHTYLPTEECLVQVDQLLNTGLEASISFDQLSEQIIHLGQEKYVYIEEERIYLPTLYFAENGFCRNIERILEGELETQHTQADLMKIIGSIEEEEAMSYGEDQFNAIEKTLQSKLMILTGGPGTGKTTVIKGIIQSYAELNDVSIDPEDYDSDQPLPFVLAAPTGRAAKRMTESTGMPASTIHRLLGWDGHEQFERNQNNPLEGKVLIIDEFSMVDIWLANQLFRAVPSGMQVLLVGDEDQLPSVGPGQVLADLLASEQLPSSKLTEVYRQKEGSKIIQLAHEIKNNQCTAVSLAKEHDFNFIPARENQLADIVTHIVKKAIDKGINLRELQVLVPMYRTEVGIHKLNSEIQRVVNPKSKQKRDIQFNDQTYRKGDKVIQLVNQPEDGVYNGDIGEIVAIFREEENVDGVEQVVVDFDGKEIVYPKKDLNNVMLAYCTSIHKSQGSEFSIVILPVVRSYKRMLRKNLLYTAITRSKQSLIICGDRNAFLEGVKSMDTNLRYTRLKEKLQEKVVPEAPENEEEELSPYDFM; via the coding sequence ATGACACAACAAACGCTTTTTTCTGAATCGAATGAAGACCGTCCTTATGTTAAAGGTGAACTCAATCGAATGATCTTTCATAATGAGGCTGAGCATTTTTCCATCGCGGCGATCACTGTAAGTGAAACAAATGAAGATACAGATGTGGACTCACTGGTGATTAAAGGACACTTTTCTCCTCTGGAAGAAGGAGAAACCTATATCTTTTATGGTCAATTTCGTAACCACCCGAAATTTGGACTGCAATACGAGGTAGAGATGTATAATCGTGTCTTGCCTGAAACAAAAGATGGGCTGATTCACTATTTATCGAGTGATTTATTTCACGGCATAGGTAAAAGGACGGCTGAGCGTATCGTTGATCAATTAGGAGAACAAGCGATATCGTTTATATTAGAAGACAGAGCTGCTTTAGATAAAGTACCTAAGCTTACTAAGGAAAAAGCGGATCAATTATACAATTCTCTAAAGGAACATCAAGGTTTTGAACACGTGATGATTCATCTTTCCCAATACGGGTTTGGGTTGAAGTTATCTCAGAAAATTTATGAAGTCTTTAAAGATCAAACCCTTGCCATTATTGAAGAAGATCCTTACCAGCTTGTATTTAAAGTCGAAGGTTTCGGTTTTCACCGGGCAGATGAAATGGCGAGGATGCAGAATCTTTCTCATGATCACCCTACCAGACTCCGGGCAGCATGTTTGTACATGATGCAAAAAAGCATGTCTGCTGGTCACACTTACCTTCCTACTGAAGAATGTCTTGTCCAGGTTGATCAGTTACTAAACACAGGACTTGAAGCTTCTATCTCATTCGATCAGCTATCCGAGCAAATCATCCATCTGGGGCAGGAAAAGTATGTATATATAGAAGAAGAGCGTATCTACTTACCTACGCTATATTTCGCAGAAAACGGCTTTTGCCGTAATATCGAACGTATTCTAGAAGGAGAGTTGGAAACCCAGCATACGCAGGCAGATCTCATGAAGATTATTGGAAGCATTGAAGAAGAGGAAGCAATGAGTTATGGAGAAGACCAATTTAATGCAATTGAGAAAACGTTACAGTCCAAGCTTATGATTCTGACTGGAGGCCCCGGAACTGGAAAAACAACGGTTATCAAGGGAATTATCCAGTCTTATGCAGAGTTAAATGACGTCTCGATTGATCCGGAAGACTATGATTCGGATCAGCCTTTGCCTTTTGTCTTGGCTGCACCAACAGGACGGGCTGCTAAACGTATGACGGAGTCAACTGGCATGCCTGCAAGCACGATCCACCGATTGCTCGGATGGGATGGTCATGAACAATTTGAGCGCAACCAGAATAATCCTTTAGAAGGGAAGGTTCTCATCATTGATGAATTTTCGATGGTGGATATTTGGCTTGCCAACCAATTGTTCCGTGCTGTTCCTTCAGGTATGCAGGTACTCCTCGTAGGTGATGAAGATCAACTTCCTTCTGTAGGTCCCGGTCAAGTACTTGCCGATCTCCTTGCTTCCGAACAACTCCCATCATCCAAACTGACGGAAGTGTACCGTCAAAAAGAAGGTTCAAAAATCATTCAGCTTGCGCATGAGATTAAAAATAATCAGTGTACTGCGGTATCACTGGCTAAAGAGCATGATTTCAATTTCATACCTGCACGTGAGAATCAGCTTGCTGATATCGTTACCCATATTGTAAAAAAAGCGATCGATAAGGGTATTAACCTTAGAGAATTGCAAGTCCTTGTTCCGATGTACCGCACAGAAGTTGGTATTCATAAGCTGAATTCGGAGATTCAGCGAGTGGTAAATCCCAAAAGCAAGCAGAAGCGGGATATCCAATTTAATGACCAAACATATCGAAAAGGTGATAAAGTCATTCAGTTGGTTAATCAGCCCGAAGACGGAGTTTATAATGGAGATATAGGCGAAATTGTTGCGATATTTCGCGAGGAAGAAAATGTAGATGGTGTAGAACAGGTCGTCGTGGATTTTGACGGAAAAGAAATCGTTTATCCAAAAAAAGATTTGAACAATGTAATGCTCGCATATTGTACATCGATCCATAAATCGCAAGGAAGTGAGTTTTCAATTGTCATTCTTCCGGTAGTACGAAGCTATAAAAGGATGCTTAGGAAAAATTTGCTCTACACAGCTATCACCCGTTCTAAGCAATCGCTAATCATCTGTGGAGATCGCAATGCATTTCTCGAAGGTGTAAAGTCTATGGATACAAACCTTCGTTATACAAGGCTAAAAGAAAAACTTCAGGAGAAGGTGGTCCCGGAAGCGCCGGAAAATGAGGAAGAAGAATTGTCCCCTTACGATTTTATGTGA